The Sphaerospermopsis torques-reginae ITEP-024 genome has a window encoding:
- a CDS encoding M50 family metallopeptidase, producing the protein MREPKNFPSLLTQEVPPQVERMGLTWLVGAAIATAVLWQFPAGDYILYPFTILATWFHEMGHGLMALMLGGNFHKLQIFNNGSGVATYSMRSTLGPIGPALVAAAGPMGPPIAGAALILASRSFKAASLSLKFLGGFLLFSALVWVRSLFGLIAVPLLGLIILAVALQTPRWVQGFAIQFLGVQACVSTYHQLNYLFSYSAGSLGLSDTAQMQRYLLLPYWFWGALMAVASVVILVQSLRVAYRLN; encoded by the coding sequence ATGAGAGAACCAAAAAATTTTCCATCTTTGCTAACTCAAGAAGTTCCCCCACAAGTTGAACGCATGGGGTTAACTTGGCTTGTAGGAGCAGCGATCGCCACTGCTGTTTTGTGGCAATTCCCAGCAGGTGATTATATTTTATATCCATTTACCATCTTAGCAACTTGGTTTCATGAAATGGGTCATGGTTTGATGGCTCTGATGTTGGGGGGAAATTTTCATAAATTACAGATTTTTAATAATGGTTCTGGTGTTGCTACTTATTCCATGCGCTCAACTTTAGGTCCTATTGGTCCTGCTTTGGTGGCAGCCGCCGGTCCGATGGGTCCACCTATTGCCGGCGCAGCATTAATTCTTGCTTCCCGCAGTTTTAAAGCCGCTTCCCTCAGTTTGAAATTTTTAGGGGGGTTTTTACTATTTTCTGCATTGGTTTGGGTGCGTTCTTTGTTTGGGTTGATAGCAGTACCCTTACTAGGTTTAATTATTTTGGCAGTAGCTTTGCAAACTCCCCGCTGGGTACAGGGTTTTGCTATTCAGTTTTTGGGTGTGCAAGCTTGTGTGAGTACCTACCATCAATTAAATTATCTATTTAGTTATAGTGCTGGATCTTTAGGGCTTTCCGATACAGCACAAATGCAAAGATATTTACTGTTACCTTATTGGTTTTGGGGTGCTTTGATGGCTGTGGCTTCTGTGGTGATTTTAGTCCAAAGTCTGCGGGTTGCCTATCGTTTAAATTAA
- a CDS encoding type II toxin-antitoxin system RelE/ParE family toxin, which produces MIHSFKNLGTQDIFNGKDSKPARKTCPSSLWKRAVRKLDQLDSVTSLEDLKIPPGNCLEALKGDRECQYSIRINDQYRICFFWEDLGATLVEIVDYH; this is translated from the coding sequence ATGATTCATAGTTTTAAAAATTTAGGTACACAAGACATTTTCAATGGTAAAGATTCTAAACCAGCAAGAAAAACTTGTCCCTCCTCTCTTTGGAAACGTGCAGTACGTAAACTTGACCAGTTAGACTCGGTGACAAGTTTAGAAGATTTAAAAATTCCTCCCGGAAATTGTTTAGAAGCATTAAAAGGAGATAGAGAATGTCAATATAGTATTCGTATTAATGACCAATATCGCATTTGCTTTTTTTGGGAAGATTTAGGTGCTACTCTAGTAGAAATTGTAGATTATCATTAA
- a CDS encoding HigA family addiction module antitoxin, translating to MRIPTHRPPTHPGEMLLEEFMNPLGLTPQKVAESIGVTESQILDLIVGKQNITPSLALRLSKFLGMSVEFWLNLQMRWDLYYTQQAEADFLNTINPFVA from the coding sequence ATGAGAATCCCTACCCATCGTCCTCCTACCCATCCTGGAGAAATGTTATTAGAAGAATTTATGAATCCTTTAGGTTTAACACCGCAAAAGGTAGCTGAATCTATTGGTGTTACGGAATCACAAATTTTAGATTTAATCGTAGGTAAACAGAACATTACTCCCAGTTTAGCATTACGTTTATCTAAGTTTTTGGGAATGTCTGTAGAATTTTGGCTCAATTTACAAATGCGTTGGGATTTGTATTATACTCAACAAGCAGAAGCAGATTTTTTGAATACTATTAATCCTTTTGTTGCTTAG
- a CDS encoding DNA polymerase III subunit gamma/tau: MPYEPLHHKYRPKSFAELVGQEAIATTLTNAINSAKIAPAYLFTGPRGTGKTSSARILAKSLNCLKSNNPTAEPCGVCDICQGITKGYSLDVIEIDAASNTGVDNIRELIEKAQFAPVQCRYKVYVIDECHMLSTAAFNALLKTLEEPPKHVVFVLATTDPQRVLPTIISRCQRFDFRRIQLEAMVKHLSKIAVNESINICQDAITLVAQLSQGGLRDAESLLDQLALLPGEVSPDQVWDLVGSVSEKDLLVLLEAIAQDNSEIVLDATRKILDRGREPLIILQNLAAFYRDLLIAKTAPTRQDLVACTQQTWTLLVNFAHRLDITTILRGQQHLRTAEVQLKNTTQPRLWLEVTLLGLLPSANIQVQAPSIPQAANTSAVSAPPPAYTQPNYYSPVSAPAPAYQQPNYHNSPPNTVSAPAGEPVYTPPALETTATAPPQEVVAGSEYDLNQIWHQVRNNIQQLPPRTLLGQMCQLIELNDAMARVAVQPKWYDKVKSYLPIITTAFHHTFQRDIQVSLEKATSSTATTATRNSPPQDSTRVHQLPTTPIYNQPPPTSQPAPPPTPTPTPKIEPVVTNTTSVNNSAPPPTPAPVSPAPTPAPVSPTPVSPTPVSTWDAEQVAKAAKSLAEFFRGEIISLTDDVLDLSDTGVSPDVEIYETYYDYD; the protein is encoded by the coding sequence ATGCCTTACGAACCCCTACACCATAAGTACCGCCCCAAGAGTTTTGCTGAACTGGTGGGACAAGAGGCGATCGCCACAACCCTCACCAATGCCATTAATTCGGCAAAAATAGCCCCTGCCTATTTGTTTACTGGTCCTAGAGGTACGGGGAAAACTTCTAGCGCCCGGATTTTGGCTAAGTCTTTAAATTGTCTTAAAAGTAATAATCCCACTGCTGAACCCTGTGGAGTGTGCGATATTTGTCAAGGCATTACTAAAGGCTATTCTTTGGATGTAATAGAAATTGATGCTGCTAGTAATACTGGTGTTGATAATATCCGGGAATTAATAGAAAAAGCGCAGTTTGCCCCGGTGCAGTGTCGGTATAAGGTTTATGTGATAGATGAATGTCATATGTTAAGTACCGCAGCGTTTAATGCGTTACTTAAAACCCTGGAAGAACCACCCAAGCACGTAGTTTTTGTTTTAGCGACAACTGACCCCCAGCGAGTATTACCAACAATTATTTCCCGCTGTCAAAGGTTTGATTTTCGGCGGATTCAGTTAGAAGCAATGGTTAAGCATTTAAGTAAAATTGCTGTTAATGAAAGTATCAATATTTGCCAAGATGCTATTACATTGGTAGCCCAACTTTCACAGGGTGGTTTGCGAGATGCAGAAAGTTTATTAGATCAACTAGCTTTGTTACCAGGGGAAGTATCACCGGATCAAGTTTGGGACTTGGTGGGTTCAGTCAGTGAAAAAGATTTGCTAGTTTTATTAGAGGCGATCGCTCAAGATAACTCAGAAATAGTATTAGATGCTACCCGCAAAATCCTAGATCGAGGACGTGAACCCTTAATTATTCTCCAAAATTTAGCCGCTTTCTATCGAGATTTACTTATAGCCAAAACCGCCCCAACTCGACAAGATTTAGTTGCTTGTACTCAACAAACTTGGACATTATTAGTTAACTTTGCCCATAGGTTAGATATAACCACAATTTTACGGGGACAGCAACATTTAAGAACAGCCGAAGTTCAACTCAAAAATACTACTCAACCTCGTTTGTGGTTAGAAGTAACACTACTGGGTTTATTACCTAGTGCAAATATTCAGGTACAAGCGCCTAGTATCCCCCAAGCTGCAAATACATCTGCTGTATCTGCACCACCACCGGCTTATACTCAACCAAATTACTATTCTCCAGTCTCAGCACCAGCACCAGCTTATCAGCAACCCAATTATCATAATTCACCACCTAACACGGTATCAGCACCAGCAGGAGAACCTGTTTATACACCTCCTGCACTTGAGACAACAGCCACAGCACCCCCACAGGAAGTAGTAGCGGGATCAGAGTATGATTTAAATCAGATTTGGCATCAAGTCCGTAATAACATCCAACAGTTACCACCACGAACTTTATTAGGTCAAATGTGCCAATTAATCGAGTTAAATGATGCTATGGCTCGTGTTGCTGTACAACCTAAATGGTATGACAAAGTTAAATCTTATTTACCTATTATTACAACTGCTTTTCACCACACTTTTCAACGTGATATCCAAGTAAGTTTAGAAAAAGCAACTTCATCCACTGCCACCACAGCTACAAGAAATTCGCCTCCACAAGATTCTACTCGTGTTCACCAACTACCGACCACCCCTATTTATAATCAACCACCACCTACATCACAACCCGCACCACCACCTACACCTACACCTACACCGAAAATTGAGCCTGTAGTTACGAATACAACTTCAGTAAATAATTCTGCACCACCACCAACTCCAGCACCTGTATCACCAGCACCAACTCCAGCACCCGTATCACCAACACCTGTATCACCAACACCTGTATCAACTTGGGATGCTGAACAAGTAGCAAAAGCAGCTAAAAGCCTGGCAGAATTTTTTAGGGGGGAAATTATCAGCCTGACAGATGATGTTTTAGATTTATCTGATACTGGGGTTTCACCAGATGTTGAGATATATGAAACATATTATGATTATGATTAG
- a CDS encoding CHAT domain-containing protein, with amino-acid sequence MLQMVRLLLQWLNNLFKYPFGSRRTHEFDGDEVFMVERSLPELTNADLEVLFNELLEGVHQARGQQWALKYLQRMEPRITVERWIDWLLIFGEKLLSSPAPNSKIATRMVKLGELNIGKVGELASEIGIQLLSREFLPQNLQQNLQRTPQPAAVAATPPAKPSLKTPRQRLLGDLGEQLWEYEQKETVDIAPASMRLEESWPSNIQHLSDQNAVAEISEAVIYELAAEEHPQTVEEEVEEVAASPLAENWDQSLTNLQPQVAQTLDELVVRLEQSTSLVQQLASELALRDAYDGQSHRPAITQRPNFQLTVTNQAEVLFDQGLQQAKSGDLLGALAFYSQAIKLQPESYEYWFNQGLALFHLQRFEEAISAYDQAINLKPDFAKAWYNRGGVLGELGDFDGAIASFDQAIELKFEYQEAWASRGLALLKLGLIWEAISSYDQALKLQPEDQETWYYRGVALGVGEQFEEAIASYDQALEIQPDYHEVWIDRGVVLFNLKRWSEAIESWDEALAIQSDFYLAWYNRGIALENLGRRGESIESYQQAITIKPDFHLAWYNQAVALFYLGRLTEAISCYDSALEIKLDYWEAWLGRALAVGNVVNNKASLSLPSSIAKSHPTLNQGGYEGKIATYEEGLKHLRPDTHPEGWGRLHLALGNTHYEHGKKQPSPRYYWQQAVSEYTQALLTLTSANFAELHLEVLQALTKVLVALGETETAQELQQQGLDLLQQLLNQITCSEQNKKQLALKFAGFIQLGVDLAVNTGDLVEAWEIAEHGKNTCLKLQLSGWSNEIYSPNYQGIQQLLNPQTVVIYWHLSPVALQTFIIKHDAPSPLLLLTPIQNREGVPEAVQRLVEFENWLEFWQKEYQEYCQNPDLENPLNHSWCVDMEGRLLNLRNILNIPTILQEIEGITHLILIPHRDLHKLPLHALFAVEQPDANYTINYLPSVQIGLELNTDGLSNWQLQKFLSVENIEHTSNDEIQFVDFAAAVVRQMFNNAQHIQGSQATKDNLENALAADYNILHFTGHAVNNLSEVAKSALVLADEDKLTLSEISQQTFSNYNLFTFTNSENVSHNIQNISSEYVGLTTGLLNSGVPYVLSTLWNVESSANALVIIEFYNRLLFHHSPVTALAEATTWLKEITVAELITWYENLFNNLHLEELKLRDFVTMQIDKHRQLSPQKQPYNHPYYWAGFILSGCG; translated from the coding sequence ATGTTGCAAATGGTCAGGTTGCTATTGCAGTGGCTTAACAACTTATTCAAGTACCCCTTTGGCAGTCGTCGAACTCATGAGTTCGACGGCGATGAGGTGTTTATGGTAGAAAGGTCTCTACCAGAATTAACCAATGCGGATCTGGAAGTATTGTTTAATGAGTTGCTTGAAGGTGTACATCAAGCGCGGGGACAACAATGGGCGCTGAAGTATTTGCAGCGGATGGAGCCCCGGATCACTGTTGAGCGTTGGATCGATTGGTTGCTGATATTTGGTGAAAAGTTGCTTTCTTCACCAGCACCAAATAGTAAGATCGCAACGCGAATGGTAAAACTCGGCGAACTCAACATCGGCAAAGTTGGTGAACTCGCCTCGGAAATTGGCATCCAGTTGTTAAGCCGTGAGTTCTTACCTCAAAACTTACAGCAAAATCTACAAAGAACTCCACAACCCGCCGCGGTGGCAGCCACACCACCAGCAAAACCATCTTTAAAAACTCCAAGACAACGATTGCTGGGGGATTTGGGTGAACAATTATGGGAGTATGAACAGAAGGAAACTGTAGATATTGCACCAGCATCCATGAGATTGGAGGAGTCTTGGCCAAGTAATATACAGCATTTGAGTGACCAAAATGCAGTAGCAGAAATATCTGAAGCTGTGATTTATGAGTTGGCAGCGGAAGAACACCCGCAGACGGTGGAAGAAGAAGTAGAGGAAGTTGCAGCCTCTCCCTTGGCAGAAAATTGGGATCAGTCGTTGACTAATTTGCAACCACAAGTAGCCCAAACTCTGGATGAGTTGGTGGTGAGGTTGGAGCAAAGTACCAGTTTAGTTCAACAACTAGCTTCGGAATTAGCATTGCGTGATGCCTACGATGGGCAAAGCCACCGTCCGGCAATCACTCAACGTCCGAATTTTCAACTGACTGTCACTAACCAGGCTGAGGTCTTATTTGACCAAGGTTTACAACAAGCTAAGTCTGGGGATTTGTTGGGGGCGTTGGCTTTTTATAGTCAGGCTATTAAACTGCAACCTGAATCTTACGAATATTGGTTTAATCAAGGTTTAGCTTTGTTTCATTTACAAAGGTTTGAAGAAGCGATCTCTGCTTATGACCAAGCTATTAATCTCAAACCTGATTTCGCTAAAGCTTGGTATAACCGGGGCGGAGTTCTGGGGGAGTTGGGTGATTTTGATGGGGCGATCGCTTCTTTTGATCAAGCTATAGAGTTGAAGTTTGAATACCAAGAAGCTTGGGCTAGTCGGGGTTTAGCCTTGCTTAAATTAGGGCTAATTTGGGAAGCTATTTCTAGTTATGATCAGGCTTTGAAATTACAACCCGAAGATCAGGAAACTTGGTATTACCGAGGAGTTGCTTTGGGGGTAGGTGAGCAGTTTGAAGAGGCGATCGCTTCTTATGACCAAGCTTTAGAAATTCAACCAGATTATCATGAAGTGTGGATTGACCGGGGTGTGGTCTTATTTAACCTCAAACGCTGGTCAGAAGCAATTGAATCCTGGGACGAAGCATTAGCTATTCAATCTGATTTTTACTTAGCTTGGTATAACCGGGGTATCGCCTTAGAAAACTTAGGCAGACGCGGAGAATCTATTGAATCTTATCAACAGGCCATCACCATTAAACCTGATTTTCACCTCGCCTGGTATAATCAAGCTGTAGCTTTGTTTTACTTGGGAAGACTTACAGAAGCTATTTCTTGCTATGACAGCGCCTTAGAAATCAAACTCGACTATTGGGAAGCTTGGCTTGGTCGCGCTTTAGCCGTGGGGAATGTGGTTAATAACAAAGCATCTCTGAGTTTACCCAGTAGCATAGCGAAATCTCATCCTACCCTCAATCAGGGAGGTTATGAGGGCAAAATAGCCACTTATGAAGAAGGTTTAAAACATCTCCGCCCTGATACCCACCCAGAAGGTTGGGGAAGATTGCATTTAGCACTGGGTAACACCCACTACGAACACGGCAAAAAACAACCTTCACCCCGCTACTATTGGCAACAAGCTGTATCTGAGTATACACAGGCACTATTAACCCTAACCTCAGCAAATTTTGCCGAATTACATTTAGAAGTATTGCAAGCTTTAACCAAAGTGCTTGTTGCTTTAGGAGAAACAGAAACAGCACAGGAATTACAACAACAAGGTCTAGATTTATTACAACAATTACTAAATCAAATCACCTGCTCGGAACAAAACAAAAAACAACTCGCTTTGAAATTTGCAGGTTTCATACAATTAGGAGTTGATTTAGCTGTAAATACAGGTGATTTAGTAGAAGCTTGGGAAATTGCTGAACATGGCAAAAATACCTGTTTAAAATTACAGCTTTCTGGTTGGAGTAATGAAATTTATTCCCCGAACTATCAAGGGATTCAACAACTACTCAATCCGCAAACTGTGGTTATTTACTGGCATCTTAGCCCGGTTGCTTTACAGACCTTTATTATTAAACATGATGCCCCATCACCTCTACTGTTATTAACACCTATTCAAAATAGAGAAGGTGTACCTGAAGCAGTACAAAGGCTAGTGGAATTTGAAAATTGGCTAGAATTTTGGCAAAAAGAATATCAAGAATATTGTCAAAATCCCGACTTAGAAAATCCCCTGAATCATTCCTGGTGTGTGGATATGGAAGGCAGATTATTAAATCTACGTAATATCCTCAATATTCCGACAATTCTACAAGAAATAGAAGGAATCACCCATCTAATTTTAATTCCTCATCGGGATTTACACAAATTACCTCTTCATGCTCTTTTTGCTGTTGAACAACCAGATGCAAATTACACAATCAACTATTTACCCAGTGTCCAAATAGGATTAGAATTAAACACCGATGGGTTATCAAATTGGCAACTGCAAAAATTCCTGAGTGTGGAAAATATAGAACACACAAGTAATGATGAAATACAATTTGTTGACTTTGCAGCAGCAGTGGTGAGACAGATGTTTAATAATGCTCAACACATCCAGGGTTCACAAGCGACAAAAGATAATTTAGAAAATGCCCTAGCCGCAGATTATAACATCTTGCATTTTACTGGTCATGCGGTTAACAATTTAAGTGAAGTGGCAAAATCGGCTTTGGTTTTAGCAGATGAAGATAAACTGACTTTATCAGAAATTAGTCAACAGACTTTTAGTAATTACAATCTGTTTACATTCACAAATTCTGAAAATGTTAGTCATAATATTCAAAATATCAGTAGTGAATATGTGGGTTTAACAACTGGGTTATTAAATAGTGGTGTTCCTTATGTATTGAGTACACTTTGGAATGTGGAATCATCTGCTAATGCTTTAGTCATTATAGAGTTTTACAACAGATTACTTTTTCATCACTCTCCAGTTACTGCTTTAGCGGAAGCTACAACTTGGCTAAAAGAAATAACTGTTGCCGAACTGATCACATGGTATGAAAATTTATTCAATAATCTGCATTTAGAAGAGTTGAAATTGAGGGATTTTGTCACGATGCAAATTGATAAACATCGCCAATTATCACCTCAGAAACAGCCTTATAATCATCCTTACTATTGGGCGGGATTTATTTTGTCAGGTTGTGGTTGA
- a CDS encoding ABC transporter ATP-binding protein → MASAVLIENLKKSYGSVVAVKDVSFEVKPGEIFGLLGPNGAGKTTTLRALCTLTTPDSGKIEVSGISVLDNPKLARQKLGYVAQEVALDKVLTGRELLQLQAALYHLPSKVIKERINTVLDLLGLQEYADKKTGTYSGGLRKRLDLAAGLLHSPDVLVLDEPTVGLDIESRFVVWDFLRKLRAAGTTVVITSHYLEEVDALADRVAIIDRGLVIATGTPSQLKDQVGGDRITLRIREFSPQEEADKAKSLLSSLPFVQEIIINSAQGNSLNLVVTPQNDALITIQQALNNAGLPIFGIAQSRPSLDDVYLAATGKTLMDAELAAVANRDPKAEKKQNMR, encoded by the coding sequence ATGGCCTCAGCAGTTTTAATCGAAAATCTAAAAAAAAGCTACGGTTCTGTAGTCGCTGTTAAGGATGTCTCCTTTGAGGTGAAACCAGGGGAAATATTCGGGTTACTCGGTCCCAACGGTGCAGGGAAAACCACTACTCTCCGCGCTTTGTGTACCCTCACCACCCCCGACTCTGGAAAAATCGAAGTTTCGGGAATCTCGGTGTTAGATAACCCTAAACTAGCACGGCAAAAGCTGGGTTATGTAGCGCAAGAAGTAGCTTTAGATAAAGTTTTAACCGGTCGAGAACTGCTACAACTGCAAGCAGCACTTTATCACCTCCCCAGTAAAGTGATCAAAGAACGCATTAACACTGTATTAGATTTACTCGGTTTACAGGAATACGCAGATAAGAAAACCGGCACTTATTCCGGTGGTTTACGCAAACGTCTAGACTTGGCCGCTGGTTTATTACATTCCCCAGATGTTTTAGTATTAGATGAACCAACGGTAGGATTAGATATAGAAAGCCGTTTTGTAGTGTGGGACTTTTTGCGGAAATTACGCGCTGCGGGGACCACGGTTGTCATCACCAGTCATTATTTAGAAGAAGTTGACGCTTTAGCTGATAGGGTAGCAATTATAGATCGGGGTTTGGTAATTGCCACTGGTACACCTTCTCAATTAAAAGATCAAGTAGGAGGCGATCGCATTACTTTACGCATCCGCGAATTTTCACCCCAAGAAGAAGCAGACAAAGCAAAAAGTCTGCTGTCATCTTTACCTTTTGTACAAGAAATTATCATTAATTCTGCCCAAGGGAACTCTTTAAATTTGGTAGTCACTCCCCAAAATGACGCTTTAATAACTATTCAACAAGCGTTAAATAATGCAGGTTTACCAATTTTTGGTATTGCCCAATCTCGTCCTAGTTTAGACGATGTTTACCTTGCAGCAACAGGTAAAACTTTAATGGATGCAGAATTAGCTGCTGTAGCAAATCGTGATCCGAAAGCTGAGAAAAAGCAAAATATGAGATAG
- a CDS encoding ABC transporter ATP-binding protein — translation MANFQDIINYFRPYWRLSIFSILASSIYEIIDLLVPYAIGQILNVLSNQPLDKPVQGIIVTFSNIINYPVNQYLSLGILLGLIFFVTVIKAPTQPWLTSWFHWDIALRSRRDKSKKAIEKILTLPLEFYDENNPGRIAGRLARGIVNHTWGYPEIAGQFIPKLMRVVGIFVFIALIEWRISLIFLVSFVVILTLTWRNLQQLIKCEVLIDKHIENTESRTSEIITNIKTVKAYATENKELKRQKQRLERELNVVDYRLHKGYVKLQTWQKTVIQFCVFMILGLTVAATVGGKISLGHFVMTLTLSNMAYSELEPISTLAESFARRYSAMVRFHEFLKTPSGVDADGLLAEVNQTESAYKFTGKIEFSQVSFGYDSNLQVLQDINLLIEPYQTVALVGKSGSGKSTLVKLLLRYFEPQTGQILIDGEDIRTLNVAKYRRRLAIVHQEVDVFNGTILDNLKYGRPDATFEQVQEACRIASIDEVIQHLPQGYYTVVGERGVRLSGGQRQRLGIARALLVEPDVIIFDEATSSLDYESERAIQLAMRSIQGTRTTIIIAHRLSTVRDADKIVVLNQGNIAEVGSHAELLRQEGIYHRLHSLQETGELRG, via the coding sequence ATGGCAAATTTTCAAGATATTATCAATTATTTTCGTCCTTACTGGAGACTGAGTATTTTCAGTATTTTAGCATCTAGTATTTACGAAATTATTGATTTACTTGTACCTTATGCAATTGGACAAATTTTAAATGTTTTATCTAACCAACCTTTAGACAAACCAGTACAAGGAATAATTGTTACTTTCTCCAACATTATAAACTACCCAGTTAATCAATATCTATCTTTAGGTATATTACTGGGTTTAATCTTCTTTGTTACTGTAATAAAAGCGCCGACACAACCGTGGTTAACCAGTTGGTTTCATTGGGATATAGCTTTAAGATCGCGTCGAGATAAAAGCAAAAAAGCTATAGAAAAAATCCTCACACTTCCCCTGGAATTTTACGATGAAAATAATCCTGGACGTATTGCTGGAAGATTAGCTAGAGGTATTGTTAACCATACTTGGGGTTATCCAGAAATTGCTGGGCAATTTATTCCTAAACTCATGCGTGTAGTAGGAATATTTGTATTTATTGCCTTGATAGAATGGCGAATTTCTTTGATATTTCTGGTTTCCTTTGTTGTGATTCTCACTTTAACATGGAGGAATCTACAACAGTTAATTAAGTGCGAAGTGCTGATAGATAAACATATAGAAAATACAGAGAGTCGCACTTCAGAAATTATCACGAATATCAAAACAGTTAAAGCTTATGCAACGGAAAATAAAGAACTCAAACGACAAAAACAACGGTTAGAAAGAGAGTTAAATGTAGTTGATTATCGACTGCACAAAGGTTATGTTAAATTGCAAACTTGGCAAAAAACTGTCATTCAGTTTTGCGTGTTTATGATTCTTGGTTTGACTGTAGCTGCTACAGTCGGTGGGAAAATTTCTCTTGGTCATTTTGTGATGACTTTAACTCTTTCTAACATGGCTTATTCTGAACTAGAACCTATCAGCACCTTAGCTGAATCTTTTGCTCGTCGCTATTCGGCTATGGTCAGATTTCACGAATTTCTCAAAACACCATCTGGAGTAGATGCGGATGGGTTGTTAGCAGAGGTAAATCAAACAGAATCAGCTTATAAGTTTACTGGTAAAATTGAATTTTCTCAAGTCAGTTTTGGCTATGATAGCAACCTTCAAGTTTTGCAAGATATCAATTTGTTAATTGAACCATATCAAACAGTAGCATTAGTAGGAAAATCTGGTTCTGGTAAGTCTACTTTAGTTAAATTGCTATTACGTTACTTTGAACCACAAACAGGGCAAATTTTGATTGATGGTGAAGATATTCGCACCTTAAATGTTGCTAAATACAGACGCAGATTAGCGATCGTTCATCAAGAAGTAGACGTTTTTAATGGTACTATTTTAGATAACCTCAAATATGGTAGACCAGATGCGACCTTTGAACAGGTGCAGGAAGCTTGTAGAATTGCCAGTATTGATGAAGTGATTCAGCACCTACCCCAAGGTTATTACACCGTTGTGGGTGAACGGGGTGTGAGGTTGTCAGGAGGACAAAGACAGCGTTTAGGAATTGCTAGAGCGTTGTTAGTAGAACCAGACGTGATTATTTTTGACGAAGCTACTTCTAGTTTAGATTATGAATCTGAGCGTGCTATTCAATTGGCTATGCGCTCAATTCAGGGAACTCGCACCACAATTATTATTGCTCACCGTCTCAGCACCGTTAGAGATGCGGATAAAATCGTAGTTCTCAATCAGGGAAACATTGCTGAAGTCGGTAGTCACGCTGAATTATTGCGTCAAGAAGGCATTTATCACCGCTTACACTCCCTGCAAGAAACAGGTGAACTCAGGGGTTAA
- a CDS encoding DUF6816 family protein, with product MFLKTILSLCLIILFLFTNAEAKAGELSEKLANFTQWEKLTSVQPAKGDLVYPDWMAGTWNVTSTLVDLAAPLAPDIITPGFEANYSQLNQPVNFVVRFVKVEPQNSGFNLFFKTNKQSQNKQSPILVADRVFNSLNLSRAYLGDDAVLAVKPDPESPNRQITFFRGDRQLVSVVTARTTEKNPDGKFISAEVFQQYFKGGSRAYFNNVESTTAYHLVSTSDPKLHPTIEADQVTAVYLSPQDPDYFTAGYRPVALYRYRLEFFPLK from the coding sequence ATGTTCCTGAAAACCATTTTAAGTCTTTGTTTAATCATCCTCTTTTTATTTACCAACGCAGAAGCTAAAGCAGGTGAATTATCCGAAAAATTAGCCAACTTTACACAATGGGAAAAATTAACATCAGTTCAACCAGCAAAAGGAGATTTAGTTTACCCTGACTGGATGGCTGGAACTTGGAATGTCACCAGTACCTTAGTAGATTTAGCTGCACCTTTAGCACCAGATATTATCACACCAGGATTTGAAGCAAATTATAGTCAGTTAAATCAACCTGTGAATTTTGTAGTGAGATTTGTGAAAGTTGAACCGCAAAATTCAGGTTTCAATCTTTTCTTTAAAACAAATAAACAATCACAAAATAAACAATCACCAATTTTAGTAGCTGATCGAGTATTTAACAGTTTGAACTTATCCAGAGCTTATTTAGGAGATGATGCTGTATTAGCAGTTAAACCAGATCCAGAATCTCCTAATCGTCAAATTACCTTTTTTCGTGGCGATCGCCAATTAGTTTCTGTAGTCACCGCACGCACAACCGAAAAAAATCCCGATGGTAAATTTATCAGCGCAGAAGTTTTTCAACAATATTTTAAAGGTGGTTCTCGTGCCTATTTTAACAATGTAGAATCTACCACAGCTTATCATTTAGTTTCCACATCTGACCCCAAATTACACCCAACAATAGAAGCAGATCAAGTGACTGCTGTTTATCTTTCTCCCCAAGATCCTGATTATTTTACCGCAGGTTATCGTCCTGTGGCACTGTATCGTTATCGGTTGGAATTTTTTCCTTTAAAATAG